The following coding sequences are from one Neovison vison isolate M4711 chromosome X, ASM_NN_V1, whole genome shotgun sequence window:
- the GPR82 gene encoding probable G-protein coupled receptor 82: MSNNSTCIQPSRISSLALPIIYTFLCIIGLFGNSLSQWLFLTKIGKKTSTHIYLAHLVTANLLVCSAMPFMGIYFLKGSQWEYRSAQCTVVNFLGTLSMHVSMFVSLLILSWIAISRYATLMKKDSVQETTSCYEKVFYGHLLKKFRQPNFARKLCVYIWGVVLGIIMPVIIYYSVVEATEGEENVCYNRQTELGAMISQTAGLIGTTFMGFSFLVVLTSYYSFVSHLRKIRTCTSIMEKDLTYSSVKRHLLVIQILLIVCFLPYSIFKPIFYVLHQNENCQRLNYLIEIKNVLTCLASARSSTDPIIFLFLDKTFKKTLYNLFTKSESPHIQAYS; the protein is encoded by the coding sequence ATGAGCAACAATTCAACATGTATTCAGCCATCCAGGATCTCTTCCCTGGCTTTGCCGATCATTTACACCTTCCTCTGCATCATTGGTCTCTttggaaattctctctctcaatgGCTATTTTTAACAAAGATAGGCAAGAAAACATCAACGCACATCTACCTAGCACATCTTGTGACTGCAAACTTACTTGTGTGCAGTGCTATGCCTTTCATGGGTATCTATTTCCTAAAAGGTTCTCAATGGGAGTATCGATCTGCACAATGCACAGTGGTCAATTTTTTGGGAACTCTATCCATGCATGTAAGTATGTTCGTTAGCCTCTTAATTTTAAGTTGGATTGCCATAAGCCGCTATGCTACCTTAATGAAAAAGGACTCAGTACAAGAGACCACTTCATGCTATGAGAAAGTATTTTATGGCCATTTACTGAAAAAATTTCGCCAGCCCAACTTTGCTAGAAAACTGTGTGTTTACATATGGGGAGTTGTACTAGGCATAATTATGCCAGTTATCATATACTACTCAGTTGTAGAGGctacagaaggagaggagaatgtGTGCTATAACCGGCAGACGGAACTAGGAGCCATGATCTCGCAGACCGCGGGCCTCATTGGAACCACATTTATGGGATTTTCCTTTTTAGTCGTACTAACATCATATTACTCTTTTGTCAGCCATCTGAGAAAAATAAGGACCTGTACATCCATTATGGAGAAAGATCTGACTTACAGTTCTGTGAAAAGGCACCTTTTGGTCATCCAGATTCTACTAATAGTTTGCTTCCTTCCATACAGCATTTTTAAACCCATTTTTTATGTTCTACACCAAAATGAGAACTGTCAGCGACTGAAttatttaattgaaattaaaaatgtcctCACCTGTCTTGCATCAGCTAGAAGTAGCACAGAccccattatatttctttttttagataaaaCGTTCAAAAAGACACTATATAATCTCTTTACAAAATCGGAATCCCCACATATACAAGCCTATAGTTGA